One genomic window of Cydia strobilella chromosome 11, ilCydStro3.1, whole genome shotgun sequence includes the following:
- the LOC134745125 gene encoding uncharacterized protein LOC134745125 has product MDDLSVFLFNCDLIHLFGSLNDQGADLDFLLNANDHELSLLVPAAVQKGKLRMALDRERERRGVTKDPRDVDVQQVIAPIKKQDSFVIPSSSQKSSTSSVVTTSTELLEWDINCDDLQFIDASKLIGAITGGNLKQILETSSIGKPLINKKVLSSSDRKILTALIVEAEVRKLKENTDPIRKETWDTWTSEIIKLFPGETKGVYYNPFRLVDGKAIQASGLIVNRLITVRRKLNAEIRSRSRSRNSSNSDKSSDSSGDQNKRKKSAVKSSNARVRPFPDTFQTISTNQDSEKDTVQWLKHSSSPRELVETKWNSCLHERMAALQEGDHVSYLSIFPALQCPWGYELLASDFDKIYPEIEGKFEENFPVVKGRLLSLLDEKAQQLTRPDTSIQTVLDLATSGEEQANVATFLAVPLLLKQMHTVPVKGVRKPWNPSRLEVSNAFLSLVPSTSDLQSHFSERKATLQEKKLPVLPYLVAVGACWQDVTQYDLIISEDIRYTFPSICKAVSNTFKILWALDLPYSKDCAPVWMFIQRSIYVMKSKFDTEGTPMLDLLASVSNRHDGAVCNM; this is encoded by the exons ATCAGGGCGCGGATCTCGATTTTTTATTGAACGCAAACGACCATGAGTTGTCGTTATTGGTCCCGGCAGCAGTTCAAAAAGGGAAACTGCGTATGGCGTTAGACCGTGAGAGAGAACGC agagGAGTTACAAAAGATCCGAGGGATGTAGATGTACAGCAAGTTATAGCTCCAATTAAAAAGCAAGACTCCTTTGTGATTCCATCAAGTAGCCAAAAATCTAGTACATCCTCTGTTGTTACAACATCAACTGAATTAttg GAATGGGACATCAATTGTGACGATTTACAGTTTATAGATGCAAGCAAACTCATAGGGGCTATAACTGGCGGAaatcttaaacaaattttagaGACATCCAGTATTGGGAAACCTCTAATCAATAAAAAGGTATTATCGTCTAGTGACCGAAAGATACTGACGGCCCTTATTGTTGAGGCTGAGGTGCGGAAATTGAAAGAAAACACTGACCCAATACGAAAAGAAACCTGGGATACGTGGACATCAGAAATTATAAAGCTTTTCCCAGGTGAAACAAAGGGGGTATATTATAATCCTTTTCGTCTTGTTGATGGAAAAGCTATCCAGGCCAGTGGCCTGATAGTGAACCGATTAATAACAGTACGCAGAAAATTAAATGCAGAAATCCGCAGCCGCAGCAGAAGTCGTAACAGCAGTAATAGCGACAAGAGCAGCGACAGCAGCGGAGaccaaaacaagagaaaaaaatctgCTGTCAAATCTTCTAATGCACGGGTTAGACCTTTTCCTGACACCTTTCAAACAATAAGTACCAATCAAGACTCTGAAAAAGATACCGTGCAGTGGTTGAAGCACTCTTCTTCACCGAGAGAATTGGTAGAAACAAAATGGAACAGTTGTCTACATGAACGCATGGCTGCACTGCAAGAAGGCGACCATGTTAGTTATTTGAGCATCTTCCCAGCACTGCAATGTCCTTGGGGCTATGAATTG CTGGCCAGTGACTTTGACAAAATATACCCTGAAATAGAAGGAAAGTTCGAAGAAAATTTCCCGGTAGTGAAAGGTCGCCTGCTATCATTACTAGATGAGAAGGCTCAACAGCTAACACGACCTGACACTTCTATTCAAACTGTTTTGGATCTTGCAACTT cGGGGGAGGAACAAGCGAATGTTGCGACTTTTCTGGCAGTTCCCCTGTTGCTGAAACAAATGCACACTGTTCCCGTGAAAGGAGTCAGAAAACCCTGGAACCCGTCTAGATTAGAAGTAAGCAACGCGTTTTTAAGCTTGGTGCCATCTACATCGGACCTTCAAAGCCACTTCAGTGAACGGAAGGCCACATTGcaggaaaaaaaattgcctgttcTTCCATATTTGGTTGCTGTTGGGGCTTGCTGGCAGGATGTTACGCAGTATGATTTAATAATCTCTGAAGACATCAGGTACACGTTTCCCAGCATTTGTAAAGCTGTTTCAAATACTTTTAAGATTCTATGGGCATTAGACTTACCATATTCAAAAGATTGTGCCCCAGTCTGGATGTTTATCCAAAGAAGTATATATGTAATGAAGAGCAAGTTTGACACTGAAGGCACTCCTATGCTAGATTTGCTTGCTTCTGTTTCTAACAGGCACGATGGTGCTGTGTGCAATATGTAA